The following are encoded in a window of Choloepus didactylus isolate mChoDid1 chromosome 17, mChoDid1.pri, whole genome shotgun sequence genomic DNA:
- the LOC119512507 gene encoding spindlin-1-like, with amino-acid sequence MKTPFGKTPGQRSRADAGHAGVSANMMKKRTSHKKHRSSVGPSKPVSQPRRNIVGCRIQHGWKEGNGPVTQWKGTVLDQVPVNPSLYLIKYDGFDCVYGLELNKDERVSALEVLPDRVATSRISDAHLADTMIGKAVEHMFEMEDGSKDEWRGMVLARAPIMNTWFYITYEKDPVLYMYQLLDDYKEGDLRIMPDSNDSPPAEREPGEVVDSLVGKQVEYAKEDGSKRTGMVIHQVEAKPSVYFIKFDDDFHIYVYDLVKTS; translated from the coding sequence ATGAAGACCCCATTTGGAAAGACACCTGGCCAGCGGTCCAGAGCTGATGCAGGACATGCTGGTGTATCTGCAAACATGATGAAGAAAAGGACTTCCCACAAAAAACATCGAAGCAGTGTGGGGCCCAGCAAGCCTGTTTCCCAGCCCCGGAGGAACATCGTAGGCTGCAGAATTCAGCATGGGTGGAAAGAAGGGAATGGCCCTGTTACACAGTGGAAAGGAACAGTTCTGGATCAGGTTCCTGTAAATCCTTCTTTGTATCTTATAAAATACGATGGATTTGACTGTGTTTATGGACTAGAACTTAATAAAGACGAAAGAGTTTCTGCACTTGAAGTCCTCCCTGATAGAGTTGCAACATCTCGGATCAGTGATGCACACTTAGCAGACACAATGATTGGCAAAGCAGTGGAGCATATGTTTGAAATGGAGGATGGTTCTAAAGATGAATGGAGGGGAATGGTCTTGGCACGCGCGCCTATAATGAACACGTGGTTTTACATTACCTATGAGAAAGATCCTGTCTTGTATATGTACCAGCTCTTAGATGACTATAAAGAAGGTGACCTTCGCATTATGCCTGATTCTAACGATTCTCCTCCAGCAGAAAGGGAACCAGGAGAAGTTGTGGACAGCCTGGTAGGCAAACAAGTGGAATATGCCAAAGAAGATGGCTCGAAAAGGACTGGCATGGTCATTCATCAAGTAGAAGCCAAACCATCTGTCTATTTCATCAAGTTTGATGATGATTTCCATATTTATGTCTACGATTTGGTGAAAACATCCTAG